The nucleotide sequence TCAAAAACGAAGGTTAATTATAAAAATAGAAGAGGTCGCAAGAAAATGCTACTGCTGGAAATACTCGGGATAACGTTGAGTAACAGTTTCCTGTTCTTTCAGCATCATGTGTAAGTGCAATCCCGTTTGAAATCGAGCTTCTTCTGGTTTTTTATCAACTAAAGCCTTGAGTAAATCATAATGTTGTTCCATGATCGTTTCCCATGGAAGCCCCTGAATGGTCACTCGTAACCAGCGGAAACGTTCTAAATGGGTATTATGGTCATCTAACCAGTTCCAAACTTCTTTTCTTCCTGCAATTTCGAAACAAGCTTCATGAAATAAATTATCTGCACGGAAAAAAGCGCGTTCGTCATTTATTTTGACTGCTTTTTCTTGTTCTTCTAAAATCGTTTCTAGCACTATTCGTGTTTGTGTGTCCAATTTGGAACAACATTCAATCATGATTTGCTCTTCCAACTGTTCTCGGACAAAGCGAGCATTTTCTGCAGAAACAAGATTAATTTTTGAAACATACGTACCACTTTGAGGTATCGTATACACGAGTTCTTGCTGACGTAGTTGAATCAATGCTTCGCGAATGGGAGTCCGGCCGATAGCAAGATGTTCCTCCAGTGCCTTTTCAGATATTTTCCTTCCAGGTTCTAAGTCAGCATAGATAATTTGTTTACGAATCGCTTGATAAGCTTGAGATTGCAAGCTGCTTTTCATCTTTATTCCTCCAAAATCATTTCTATGAACGTAGTATAACAGAAGAGGTCTGAAAAACAATCTGGTATGTCACATTAACTAGTAAATTTGTATAAATAGTAAAATTTTGGTTGACATAGCGATTTTTATTGCATAAAATTCACTTGAATACAAAAACTAATATGTTAGTTTAGGAGGGGAAAAATGATTGATTTAAACAACTGGAGGAACTTTATCCCTGAATTATCTCAAAAAGAAGTAGAAATACCTCATTTTGACCGTGCATCATTAAGAGAAAATGGACAAAAAAATCCTGTCTGGATCCATTTCGGTGGCGGAAATCTTTATCGAGGATTTCATGCAGAAATCGCTCAACGTTTAGCGGATCTAGGCGAATTGTCCACTGGTGTCATTGTTTGTGAAACATTCGATGAAGAAATAATTGAAAGGGCTTACCAAGATTTTGATGATTTGATTCTTGAAGTGGTCATGCCAAGCAGTGGAGAGTTCGTCAAACGTATATTAGCTGCGACAGCTGACAGTCTGTATTGTCATCCAGATTGTTCTGAACACTTTGATAAGATGATTCGACACTTTGAAAATCCTAGTTTACAATTAGTTACTTTTGCTATTACTGAAAAAGGTTATCGATTGAAAGATACAAATAATAAATATATAGGACCGATTGCAGTCGATATAAAAAATGGTCCAAAGAAGCCATCACATACAATGAGTATTCTTGCTGCGCTACTTTATAAACGTTTTTTATCTGGAGCTTGGCCGATTGCACTTGTCTCTACAGATAATTTTTCACAAAACGGTAGTCAATTACGTACTTCTTTGCTAACGATCGCAAAAGAATGGCAAAAGGAAGGTTATGTACAAAATACATTTATCCAATACTTATCGAATGAAGAAATTGTTGCGTTTCCATGGACGATGATTGATCGTATCACCCCGAATCCTTCCTTGTCAGTTAGCAAAATGTTGGCAAAAGAGGGCTTTTCAAATATGTCGATTTTCCAAACCGCAAAAGGAAATAATATTGCTCCATTTGTCAATACAGAGGACATCCATTATTTAATCATGGAAGATCATTTTCCCAATGGACGTCCGAAATTCGAAAAAGCTGGGGTATTCTTGACTGATCGTGCAACGGTAGATAAAGCAGATACGATGAAGGTGACGACTTGCCTTAATCCTTTGCATACGTCTTTAGCTATTATGGGTTGTTTACTGGGGTATAGGAGCATAGCTGAGGAGATGAAAGATCCAGATTTATCGCT is from Enterococcus faecium and encodes:
- a CDS encoding GntR family transcriptional regulator, with amino-acid sequence MKSSLQSQAYQAIRKQIIYADLEPGRKISEKALEEHLAIGRTPIREALIQLRQQELVYTIPQSGTYVSKINLVSAENARFVREQLEEQIMIECCSKLDTQTRIVLETILEEQEKAVKINDERAFFRADNLFHEACFEIAGRKEVWNWLDDHNTHLERFRWLRVTIQGLPWETIMEQHYDLLKALVDKKPEEARFQTGLHLHMMLKEQETVTQRYPEYFQQ
- a CDS encoding mannitol dehydrogenase family protein, giving the protein MIDLNNWRNFIPELSQKEVEIPHFDRASLRENGQKNPVWIHFGGGNLYRGFHAEIAQRLADLGELSTGVIVCETFDEEIIERAYQDFDDLILEVVMPSSGEFVKRILAATADSLYCHPDCSEHFDKMIRHFENPSLQLVTFAITEKGYRLKDTNNKYIGPIAVDIKNGPKKPSHTMSILAALLYKRFLSGAWPIALVSTDNFSQNGSQLRTSLLTIAKEWQKEGYVQNTFIQYLSNEEIVAFPWTMIDRITPNPSLSVSKMLAKEGFSNMSIFQTAKGNNIAPFVNTEDIHYLIMEDHFPNGRPKFEKAGVFLTDRATVDKADTMKVTTCLNPLHTSLAIMGCLLGYRSIAEEMKDPDLSLLVSEIGYNEGLPVVESPGIIDPKIFLEEVITVRFSNPNIPDMPQRIATDTSQKVAIRYGETIKKYMEIEVKDPQTLVFIPLTLAAWLRYLIGIDDQGKPFIPSPDPLLTDFQHKLSDIQLGTQDTSHIHEKMAPILSNKEIFGVDLYQAELGRKIEEMFIKMVAGPNAVRKTSQDYLQEHGGNLSWK